One Stratiformator vulcanicus genomic window, CAACGAACTCGAAGTCGCACGCGGATTTTTTAATAACGCCGACGGGATGGAAACAGGGGCCCGAGACCTAATGTGGGCCCTGCTGAATACGAAAGAGTTTATCATCAACCATTGATCGAGTCGGCGGTTTTACTGACTGATTGTCTCCCGATCCGCTGAAACACAGCTAAAGCGTTTCTCTTTCGAGAACCATCAAGGAATAAATTCAATGGCTCTGCATACGACATGTGACGGCGTCCGGCGACGCGACTTTATTAAGGTCGGGGCCTGTGGCGCAGCGGCGTTAACCCTGCCCAATTATTTACAGATGGCCGCGGCGGGGCAGGTCAGTGGCAGCGCGAAAGCGAAGAACGCGATCTTTATTAATCTGCGTGGCGGCCCGAGCCACATGGACACGTTCGACCTTAAGCCTGATGCCCCGAAGGAATTCCGCGGCGAATTTAATCCCATCAAGACGAATGTGCCGGGCGTCGAATTCAGCGAGCATCTCCCTAAGCTCGCTCAGCAGGCCGACAAGTTCGCGATCTTGCGGGGGGTCTCCCATACGCTCGGAGCGCACGGCCTCGGAACCGAATACGTTAACACCGGCACACGACCTTTGGCTTCGCTCGAATATCCGGGGTACGGCGCGGTCTTTATGAAGGAAAGACAAAAGGCACTGCCAGGCGACCTCCCCGGTTTCGTAGCGGTTCCCAACACGGCTCAGACGCCGGGCTTTCTTGGCGTGAAGTATGCCCCGCTCGTAACCGGCTCAGCCCCGCGACCTGGCCGACCTTTTAATGTGCGTGGCGTTGCGCTGGGAAGAGGGCTGACCGTTAGCGATGTCGAGCGACGCCAAAATCTGTTGAAGAACCTCGATACCGCGTTTCACGGATTCGAGGAGCAAAGTGACTTGTTGGGCGGGCTTGATCAGTTCGGTCAGAAAGCACACGCCATGATCACCGGATCGCGAACCCGTGAGGCATTCGACATCTCGAAAGAGTCGCCGAAGTTCGCCGAAACGTTCGGTGAATCGCAATTCGGGATGAGCTGCCTGTTAGCTGCACGGCTGGTCGAGTCTGGCGTCGGCTTCGTCACGATTAGTACCGGCGGTTGGGACACGCACGGTGATAACTTTACGAAGCTGAAAACGAAGCTGCTTCCGGAATTCGATACCGGCTTGGCCTCATTGCTCAACGGA contains:
- a CDS encoding DUF1501 domain-containing protein; translated protein: MALHTTCDGVRRRDFIKVGACGAAALTLPNYLQMAAAGQVSGSAKAKNAIFINLRGGPSHMDTFDLKPDAPKEFRGEFNPIKTNVPGVEFSEHLPKLAQQADKFAILRGVSHTLGAHGLGTEYVNTGTRPLASLEYPGYGAVFMKERQKALPGDLPGFVAVPNTAQTPGFLGVKYAPLVTGSAPRPGRPFNVRGVALGRGLTVSDVERRQNLLKNLDTAFHGFEEQSDLLGGLDQFGQKAHAMITGSRTREAFDISKESPKFAETFGESQFGMSCLLAARLVESGVGFVTISTGGWDTHGDNFTKLKTKLLPEFDTGLASLLNGLAMKGLLESTAIFVTGEFGRTPKINTRSTEGGRDHYPRCMFMLMAGGGIRGGQVVGESDDKATEPASRGFTPDDAAATFYAAMGIDHTKEYQTNTGRPITIVRNGSPIPELIG